The Frankiaceae bacterium genome includes a region encoding these proteins:
- a CDS encoding AMP-binding protein encodes MFASPAALAAYGGAPALITRDGVVTYAGLAARVSAAAAELGSVRRLVLVEGGNDVGSVVAYLGALAGGHPVLLSAGGAPLASLREAYDPDVVVSGGSVTEVRAGSAHDLHPDLALLLSTSGTTGSPKLVRLSYGNLQANADSIATYLGIGGDDRAATTLPMHYCYGLSVLNSHLARGAALLLTDLSVVDPCFWAFFREHGGTSFAGVPYTFDLLDRVGFAAMDLPSLRYVTQAGGRLAPERVRAYAALGRERGWSLYVMYGQTEATARMAYLPPALAETHPDAVGVPVPGGSFALEDGELVYTGPNVMLGYAHGPADLRLGRTVARLRTGDLAVVSDGLYRIVGRRSRFVKVFGLRVDLERVEAGLATSGVVAACADADDRLMVAVEGRADADALRRSLAASYGLPPRAVVVRCVPSLPRLCGGKVDYAAVRALSASPAERLAGARDLRAVYAAVLERDDVTDDDTFVGLGGDSLSYVELSLRVEEALGHLPPAWHVTPIRSLVPAGGRPRRGRSVETSVVLRAVAILLVVATHANLVDLQGGAHALLAVAGFNYARFHLAGGAARVRNAVRSVARVALPSMAWIAGLLVLTDHYRLPNVVLLNGVLGRKPLGPRWQFWFVEALVYTLIALTAVLAVPLVRRVERRAPFWTALAFFGTGLLPRYGLVPVGGSDKYYTAHVVFWLFALGWVVAQASSWRHRVVATALAVVTVPGFFETRPRALLVLGAVLALAWVPTVRWPARLAGVTGALASASLYVYLVHWQVFPHLQLRSPLLATALSIAAGLAYWQVVTVALPALARRVRQAVARRQVAPESDETYRALRPYGARVEWPSYAATR; translated from the coding sequence GTGTTCGCCTCCCCCGCGGCGCTGGCGGCGTACGGCGGCGCGCCGGCGCTGATCACGCGCGACGGCGTCGTGACGTACGCCGGCCTCGCCGCCCGCGTGTCCGCGGCGGCGGCCGAGCTTGGCTCTGTCCGCCGCCTCGTGCTCGTCGAGGGCGGCAACGACGTCGGCTCCGTGGTGGCGTACCTCGGCGCGCTCGCGGGCGGGCACCCGGTCCTGCTGTCGGCGGGCGGCGCTCCGCTGGCGTCGCTGCGCGAGGCGTACGACCCCGACGTCGTCGTGTCCGGCGGCTCCGTCACCGAGGTCCGCGCCGGGTCGGCGCACGACCTCCACCCCGACCTCGCGCTGCTGCTCAGCACGTCCGGGACGACCGGGTCGCCGAAGCTCGTGCGGCTGTCGTACGGCAACCTCCAGGCCAACGCGGACTCGATCGCGACCTACCTCGGCATCGGCGGGGACGACCGCGCAGCGACGACGCTGCCCATGCACTACTGCTACGGCCTCTCCGTGCTCAACAGCCACCTGGCCCGCGGCGCCGCCCTCCTCCTCACCGACCTGTCCGTGGTGGACCCGTGCTTCTGGGCGTTCTTCCGCGAGCACGGCGGGACGTCGTTCGCGGGGGTGCCGTACACGTTCGACCTGCTCGACCGCGTCGGCTTCGCGGCGATGGACCTGCCCTCGCTGCGCTACGTCACGCAGGCCGGCGGGCGGCTCGCGCCGGAGCGGGTGCGCGCGTACGCCGCGCTGGGCCGCGAGCGCGGGTGGTCGCTGTACGTCATGTACGGGCAGACGGAGGCGACGGCGCGGATGGCGTACCTCCCGCCGGCGCTGGCCGAGACGCACCCGGACGCGGTGGGGGTGCCGGTGCCCGGCGGGTCGTTCGCGCTCGAGGACGGCGAGCTCGTCTACACCGGGCCGAACGTCATGCTCGGCTACGCGCACGGCCCCGCCGACCTGCGCCTCGGTCGTACGGTCGCCCGGCTGCGGACCGGCGACCTCGCGGTCGTGTCGGACGGTCTGTACAGGATCGTGGGGCGGCGCAGCCGTTTCGTGAAGGTGTTCGGGCTGCGTGTCGACCTCGAACGCGTCGAGGCCGGGCTCGCGACGTCCGGCGTGGTGGCCGCGTGTGCCGACGCCGACGACCGGCTCATGGTGGCGGTCGAGGGGCGCGCGGACGCCGACGCGCTGCGGCGGTCGCTGGCGGCGTCGTACGGCCTCCCGCCGCGCGCCGTGGTCGTCCGCTGCGTGCCGTCGCTGCCGCGGCTCTGCGGCGGCAAGGTCGACTACGCGGCGGTCCGCGCGCTGTCGGCATCCCCCGCCGAACGTCTCGCCGGCGCGCGCGACCTGCGCGCCGTCTACGCCGCCGTCCTCGAACGCGACGACGTCACCGACGACGACACGTTCGTCGGGCTGGGGGGCGACTCGCTGTCGTACGTCGAGCTGTCCCTCCGTGTCGAGGAGGCGCTCGGCCACCTGCCGCCGGCGTGGCACGTGACGCCGATCCGTTCTCTCGTGCCGGCCGGCGGCCGCCCTCGCCGGGGCCGCAGCGTCGAGACCAGCGTCGTTCTTCGCGCGGTCGCGATCCTGCTCGTCGTCGCGACGCACGCCAACCTCGTCGACCTGCAGGGCGGCGCGCACGCGCTGCTCGCGGTGGCGGGCTTCAACTACGCGCGCTTCCACCTCGCGGGCGGCGCGGCGCGCGTGCGCAACGCCGTGCGCAGCGTCGCGCGGGTGGCGTTGCCGAGCATGGCGTGGATCGCCGGCCTGCTCGTGCTGACCGACCACTACCGGCTGCCGAACGTCGTGCTGCTCAACGGCGTCCTCGGCCGCAAGCCCCTCGGGCCGCGGTGGCAGTTCTGGTTCGTGGAGGCGCTGGTCTACACGCTGATCGCGCTGACCGCGGTGCTCGCGGTGCCGCTCGTGCGGCGGGTGGAGCGGCGGGCGCCGTTCTGGACGGCGCTGGCCTTCTTCGGGACAGGGCTGCTGCCGCGGTACGGCCTCGTCCCCGTCGGCGGCTCGGACAAGTACTACACGGCGCACGTCGTGTTCTGGCTCTTCGCGCTCGGGTGGGTGGTGGCGCAGGCGTCGTCCTGGCGTCACCGCGTCGTCGCGACGGCGCTCGCCGTCGTCACCGTGCCGGGGTTCTTCGAGACCCGGCCGCGCGCGCTGCTCGTGCTGGGCGCCGTTCTCGCGCTGGCCTGGGTGCCGACCGTACGCTGGCCCGCCCGGCTGGCGGGCGTGACGGGCGCGCTGGCGAGCGCGTCGCTGTACGTGTACCTCGTGCACTGGCAGGTGTTCCCGCACCTGCAGCTCCGTTCGCCGCTGCTCGCGACGGCCCTGTCGATCGCGGCCGGGCTGGCGTACTGGCAGGTCGTCACGGTGGCGCTCCCCGCGCTGGCACGCCGGGTCCGTCAGGCCGTCGCGCGCCGCCAGGTCGCGCCCGAGTCGGACGAGACGTACAGGGCGTTGCGGCCGTACGGAGCCCGCGTCGAGTGGCCGTCGTACGCCGCCACGAGGTAG
- a CDS encoding GH25 family lysozyme produces the protein MTASLLIGDVNDFHPVTGWAAYAAFSPVLIAKATQGTSFVATTFEAARAGAAKSGLKAFGMYHFWQPGQDPVAQAQHAVATIGKLSNAPVEWLILDVETGDDMGAYHQFCEHADAALGRRTWLYGGQQLTAAQTTRPRWIARYFDQTPNPAHAPGIGEVLWQFADAYAVPGVGTADCSVYRGDVAQFLAVVEH, from the coding sequence ATGACCGCGAGCCTGCTGATCGGCGACGTCAACGACTTCCATCCGGTGACCGGCTGGGCGGCGTACGCCGCCTTCTCGCCGGTGCTCATCGCGAAGGCGACGCAGGGCACGTCGTTCGTCGCGACGACGTTCGAGGCGGCTCGCGCGGGCGCCGCGAAGTCGGGGCTGAAGGCGTTCGGGATGTACCACTTCTGGCAGCCCGGTCAGGACCCGGTCGCGCAGGCACAGCACGCCGTCGCGACCATCGGCAAGCTCTCGAACGCGCCCGTCGAGTGGCTGATCCTCGACGTCGAGACGGGCGACGACATGGGGGCGTACCACCAGTTCTGCGAGCACGCGGACGCCGCGCTGGGCCGGCGTACGTGGCTCTACGGCGGGCAGCAGCTCACCGCCGCGCAGACGACGCGGCCGCGGTGGATCGCGCGGTACTTCGACCAGACGCCGAACCCCGCGCACGCGCCGGGCATCGGCGAGGTGCTGTGGCAGTTCGCCGACGCGTACGCCGTCCCCGGCGTCGGCACGGCCGACTGCTCGGTCTACCGGGGCGACGTCGCGCAGTTCCTCGCCGTCGTCGAGCACTGA
- a CDS encoding VOC family protein, producing MGQRITTNLWFDTEAEEAAEFYCSIFKNSRIVNVARYTDAGPRPAGMVMVVEFELDGQRFVAINGGPEFPFSEAFSLQVNCEDQAEVDYYWERLTEGGEEVQCGWLKDRYGVSWQVTPKGMEEVFSDPDPSKAERAMRAMFGMKKLDLAALQAAANGE from the coding sequence ATGGGCCAGCGCATCACGACCAACCTGTGGTTCGACACCGAGGCCGAGGAGGCCGCCGAGTTCTACTGCTCGATCTTCAAGAACTCCCGCATCGTCAACGTCGCCCGCTACACCGACGCCGGCCCGCGCCCCGCGGGGATGGTCATGGTGGTCGAGTTCGAGCTCGACGGGCAGCGGTTCGTGGCCATCAACGGCGGGCCCGAGTTCCCGTTCTCCGAGGCGTTCTCGCTGCAGGTCAACTGCGAGGACCAGGCCGAGGTCGACTACTACTGGGAGCGCCTCACCGAGGGCGGCGAGGAAGTCCAGTGCGGCTGGCTCAAGGACAGGTACGGCGTGTCCTGGCAGGTCACGCCGAAGGGGATGGAGGAGGTCTTCTCCGACCCCGACCCCTCCAAGGCCGAGCGCGCCATGCGGGCGATGTTCGGCATGAAGAAGCTCGACCTCGCCGCGCTCCAGGCCGCCGCGAACGGCGAGTGA
- a CDS encoding GNAT family N-acetyltransferase, producing MTAPPVADYLRLRREAGLSPRTEEQAVAALPGSWAACHVVADDGEVAGMGRLLGDGGWYFHVVDMAVLPAHQRRGLGDAILGALLDRIRAAAPPGAYVNLLADPPGRRLYERHGFADTAPGSVGMALLL from the coding sequence ATGACGGCGCCTCCCGTCGCGGACTACCTGCGGCTGCGGCGGGAGGCGGGACTGTCGCCCAGGACCGAGGAGCAGGCGGTCGCCGCATTGCCGGGCAGCTGGGCCGCCTGCCATGTCGTCGCGGACGACGGCGAGGTCGCCGGCATGGGCCGCCTGCTCGGCGACGGCGGCTGGTACTTCCACGTCGTCGACATGGCCGTGCTGCCCGCGCACCAGCGGCGCGGGCTGGGCGACGCGATCCTCGGCGCGCTGCTCGACCGCATCCGTGCGGCGGCGCCGCCGGGCGCGTACGTCAACCTCCTCGCCGACCCGCCGGGACGGCGGCTGTACGAGCGCCACGGCTTCGCCGACACCGCCCCCGGCTCCGTCGGCATGGCACTGCTCTTGTAG
- a CDS encoding nitroreductase family protein — protein sequence MRESNAVENATQTLHRLTSYEPSREWTDPIDDPLIVQDLEVNDLDHLPWFYKRYDASLPRVPLPRDLPRTTAPAVAVLAGTAYVPPRDLDLAHLSRLLHLAAGVVRTSERPYGTYLFRAAGSAGGRFPLELYVAVPGGTALPAGVHWYDPEAHALVLVGPPPRGEAPAVVVTGIPWRTGWRYRERGWRHVYWDAGTMLAQLLAAADSAGVAAALHSTFPDAGVAALVGADRVHELPVAVVALGAGTPALEATGDAARGEVDAAPREFPLVTTAQRAGERDALGPAWDRGPAVEVAAAGAPVEDVVLTRGSQRRMDPTRGLPESLLRTSMAVALRGIDVPHYVAVHDVDGIPPGLYRWPDLPAPLRTGVLREELYRVALDQTLARDAAYVVIAATDVSALDERQYREAQLAAGLVEGRLHLLAYALGAGASGMTFLDSEIPGLLGEPLDALLFTCVGVPEYAGRAGGLPGAPVQVRQVPPRD from the coding sequence GTGCGCGAGAGTAACGCCGTGGAGAACGCGACGCAGACCCTGCACCGCCTCACGTCGTACGAGCCGTCCCGCGAGTGGACCGACCCGATCGACGACCCGCTGATCGTGCAGGACCTCGAGGTCAACGACCTCGACCACCTGCCGTGGTTCTACAAGCGCTACGACGCCTCCCTCCCGCGCGTGCCGCTCCCCCGCGACCTGCCCCGGACGACGGCGCCCGCGGTGGCGGTGCTCGCCGGCACCGCCTACGTACCGCCGCGCGACCTCGACCTCGCGCACCTGTCGCGGCTGCTGCACCTCGCGGCGGGCGTCGTACGGACGAGCGAGCGGCCGTACGGCACGTACCTGTTCCGCGCCGCCGGCTCGGCGGGCGGGAGGTTCCCGCTGGAGCTGTACGTCGCCGTCCCCGGCGGCACGGCTCTGCCCGCGGGCGTGCACTGGTACGACCCCGAGGCGCACGCGCTCGTCCTCGTCGGCCCGCCGCCGCGCGGCGAGGCGCCGGCCGTCGTCGTGACCGGCATCCCGTGGCGTACGGGCTGGCGGTACCGCGAGCGCGGCTGGCGGCACGTCTACTGGGACGCGGGCACGATGCTCGCGCAGCTGCTCGCGGCGGCGGACTCCGCGGGGGTCGCGGCGGCGCTGCACAGCACGTTCCCCGACGCGGGCGTCGCCGCGCTGGTCGGCGCGGACCGCGTCCACGAGCTGCCCGTCGCGGTCGTCGCGCTCGGCGCCGGAACGCCCGCCCTGGAGGCGACGGGCGACGCGGCGCGCGGCGAGGTCGACGCGGCACCGAGGGAGTTCCCGCTCGTCACGACGGCGCAGCGCGCCGGCGAACGCGACGCCCTCGGGCCCGCGTGGGATCGCGGCCCGGCGGTCGAGGTGGCGGCGGCCGGCGCGCCCGTGGAGGACGTCGTCCTGACCCGCGGCTCGCAACGCCGCATGGACCCGACGCGCGGCCTGCCCGAGAGCCTGCTGCGTACGTCGATGGCCGTGGCGCTGCGCGGGATCGACGTCCCGCACTACGTCGCCGTGCACGACGTCGACGGCATACCGCCCGGCCTCTACCGCTGGCCCGACCTGCCCGCGCCGCTGCGGACAGGAGTCCTCCGCGAGGAGCTCTACCGGGTCGCGCTGGATCAGACGCTGGCACGCGACGCGGCGTACGTCGTCATCGCCGCGACCGACGTCAGCGCGCTCGACGAACGCCAGTACCGCGAGGCACAGCTCGCCGCCGGGCTGGTGGAGGGGCGGCTGCACCTGCTCGCGTACGCCCTCGGCGCGGGCGCGTCGGGGATGACGTTCCTCGACAGCGAGATCCCGGGCCTTCTGGGCGAGCCGCTCGACGCGCTGCTGTTCACGTGCGTCGGAGTGCCGGAGTACGCCGGGCGGGCAGGCGGGCTTCCCGGCGCGCCGGTCCAGGTCCGCCAGGTCCCGCCGCGGGACTAG
- a CDS encoding dihydrofolate reductase family protein, with protein MRPLRYSINVTLDGCCHHEAGLPPDEESMRYWTAAMERADALLFGRVTYQMMESAWRKPAGGRWPEWMGEGEIPFAEAIHRAKKYVVSSTLGGVDWNAELVRDDVRQAVERLKAEPGEGLWVGGVTLPLALADLRLIDEYELVVQPVLAGHGPTLLAGLRERVQLELVDRHEFRSGAVALRYRPTYVTA; from the coding sequence ATGAGGCCACTTCGCTACTCGATCAACGTCACGCTCGACGGCTGCTGCCATCACGAGGCAGGGCTACCTCCGGACGAGGAGTCGATGCGGTACTGGACCGCGGCGATGGAGCGAGCCGATGCCCTGCTGTTCGGCCGGGTGACGTACCAGATGATGGAGTCGGCGTGGCGTAAGCCGGCCGGTGGAAGGTGGCCAGAGTGGATGGGCGAAGGGGAGATCCCGTTCGCCGAGGCCATCCACCGCGCGAAGAAGTACGTCGTGTCGAGCACCCTCGGCGGAGTCGACTGGAATGCCGAGCTGGTGCGAGACGACGTGAGGCAGGCCGTGGAGCGGCTCAAGGCGGAGCCGGGCGAGGGGCTGTGGGTGGGCGGCGTGACGCTCCCGCTGGCCTTGGCAGATCTGCGCCTCATCGACGAGTACGAGCTCGTCGTGCAGCCGGTCCTGGCCGGACACGGCCCGACGTTGCTCGCCGGTCTGCGCGAGCGCGTTCAACTCGAGCTCGTGGATCGCCACGAGTTCCGGTCCGGGGCGGTTGCCCTGCGGTACCGGCCCACGTACGTCACGGCTTGA
- the glnA gene encoding type I glutamate--ammonia ligase yields the protein MFTNADEVLKFIKDEGVQFIDVRFCDLPGVMQHFTFPVSNFGASIFTDGLMFDGSSIRGFQAIHESDMLLLPDPSTAMLDPFRQHKTLNMTFFIHDPLTGEAYSRDPRNIAAKAEAYLKGTGIADTTYFGPEAEFYIFDDVRFDTNQHSSYYYLDSIEAAWNSGKEEPGGNKGYKPRYKGGYFPVSPTDHFTDLRSEMVRVLIEAGIEVEMQHHEVGTAGQAEIDFRFGTLLKTADNLMNFKYIVKNVALAHGRTATFMPKPIFQDNGSGMHCHQSLWKDGEPLFYDEIGYAGLSDVGRYYIGGLLKHAPALLAWTNPTTNSYRRLVPGYEAPVNLVYSQRNRSACVRIPITGSNPKAKRIEYRVPDPSCNPYMAFAAMLMAGIDGIRNKIEPPEPVDKDLYELPPDQLAAVPQVPGSLEAVLDALEADNEFLLEGGVFTPDVIETWIDYKRVNEVDAVRLRPHPYEFNMYYDI from the coding sequence ATGTTCACGAACGCCGATGAGGTCCTGAAGTTCATCAAGGACGAAGGCGTCCAGTTCATCGACGTACGGTTCTGCGACCTCCCCGGCGTGATGCAGCACTTCACGTTCCCGGTGAGCAACTTCGGGGCCTCGATCTTCACCGACGGGCTCATGTTCGACGGGTCGTCGATCCGCGGCTTCCAGGCGATCCACGAGTCGGACATGCTCCTGCTGCCCGACCCGTCGACGGCGATGCTCGACCCGTTCCGCCAGCACAAGACGCTGAACATGACGTTCTTCATCCACGACCCGCTGACCGGCGAGGCGTACAGCCGCGACCCGCGCAACATCGCGGCGAAGGCGGAGGCGTACCTCAAGGGCACCGGCATCGCGGACACGACGTACTTCGGGCCCGAGGCGGAGTTCTACATCTTCGACGACGTGCGGTTCGACACCAACCAGCACTCGTCGTACTACTACCTCGACTCCATCGAGGCCGCGTGGAACAGCGGCAAGGAGGAGCCCGGCGGCAACAAGGGCTACAAGCCGCGCTACAAGGGCGGCTACTTCCCCGTCTCCCCCACCGACCACTTCACGGACCTGCGGTCCGAGATGGTCCGGGTGCTCATCGAGGCCGGCATCGAGGTCGAGATGCAGCACCACGAGGTCGGCACCGCCGGCCAGGCGGAGATCGACTTCCGCTTCGGCACGCTGCTCAAGACCGCCGACAACCTCATGAACTTCAAGTACATCGTCAAGAACGTCGCCCTGGCCCACGGCCGCACGGCGACGTTCATGCCGAAGCCGATCTTCCAGGACAACGGCTCGGGGATGCACTGCCACCAGTCGCTCTGGAAGGACGGGGAGCCGCTCTTCTACGACGAGATCGGCTACGCCGGCCTGTCCGACGTCGGCCGCTACTACATCGGCGGGCTCTTGAAGCACGCGCCCGCGCTGCTGGCGTGGACCAACCCGACGACGAACTCGTACCGCCGCCTCGTCCCCGGCTACGAGGCGCCGGTCAACCTCGTCTACTCGCAGCGCAACCGCTCCGCCTGCGTCCGCATCCCGATCACCGGCAGCAACCCGAAGGCAAAGCGGATCGAGTACCGCGTGCCCGACCCGTCGTGCAACCCGTACATGGCGTTCGCGGCGATGCTCATGGCCGGCATCGACGGCATCCGCAACAAGATCGAGCCGCCCGAGCCGGTCGACAAGGACCTGTACGAGCTGCCCCCGGACCAGCTCGCCGCGGTGCCCCAGGTGCCCGGCTCGCTCGAGGCCGTGCTCGACGCGCTCGAGGCCGACAACGAGTTCCTGCTCGAGGGCGGCGTGTTCACGCCCGACGTCATCGAGACGTGGATCGACTACAAGCGGGTGAACGAGGTCGACGCGGTGCGCCTGCGCCCGCACCCGTACGAGTTCAACATGTACTACGACATCTGA
- a CDS encoding DUF4191 domain-containing protein: MATESPRSGGKLKQIGQMVTMTRKADPKYVPILVAAVAGALVVGFLLGNLLMGPILGAILAFLTALIAFTVVTGRRGQSAAFSQIEGQPGAAYAILQAMRGDWRVTPAVAFNKNQDLVHRVVGRAGVILVLEGRSRDLLSHELRKVRRVIGPEAPLHDIVVGEGEGQIPIRRLTQHVMKLPRTMKPKEVNAVDSRLKALGGSAMPIPKGPMPTRVPRSGKIR, from the coding sequence ATGGCAACGGAGTCGCCCCGGTCCGGGGGCAAGCTGAAGCAGATCGGCCAGATGGTCACGATGACCAGGAAGGCCGACCCGAAGTACGTCCCGATCCTCGTCGCCGCCGTCGCCGGCGCGCTCGTGGTCGGGTTCCTCCTCGGGAACCTGCTGATGGGCCCGATCCTCGGCGCGATCCTGGCGTTCCTCACGGCGCTCATCGCGTTCACCGTGGTCACGGGGCGGCGCGGGCAGAGCGCGGCGTTCTCGCAGATCGAGGGGCAGCCCGGAGCGGCGTACGCGATCCTCCAGGCGATGCGCGGCGACTGGCGCGTGACGCCGGCGGTGGCGTTCAACAAGAACCAGGACCTCGTCCACCGCGTCGTCGGCCGCGCCGGCGTGATCCTCGTGCTGGAAGGGCGTTCGCGCGACCTGCTCTCCCACGAGCTGCGCAAGGTACGGCGCGTGATCGGGCCCGAGGCGCCGTTGCACGACATCGTCGTCGGCGAGGGCGAGGGGCAGATCCCGATCCGCCGCCTCACCCAGCACGTCATGAAGCTGCCGCGGACGATGAAGCCCAAGGAGGTCAACGCCGTGGACTCCCGCTTGAAGGCCCTCGGCGGCTCCGCCATGCCGATCCCGAAGGGGCCCATGCCCACGCGCGTCCCGCGCTCCGGCAAGATCCGCTGA
- a CDS encoding lysophospholipid acyltransferase family protein — MAELVYRPVIGTALAFFKALDLKITVEGADAIPRTGGAVIATNHVGYLDFVFAGLAARQVGKDRLVRFLAKKEVFDKRIPGALMRGMHHISVDRDAGADSYRNAVAALRAGELIGMFPEATISRSFCLKEFKNGAARMAAEAGVPLVPSVVWGTQRLLTKGRPRNFQRHVAIRVHVGPALRPTPADDPTEVTEELKTRMQVLLEAAQAAYPDIPAGDDDRWWLPAHLGGTAPTLEQAGALDAEDLAARRARRAERAAKG, encoded by the coding sequence ATGGCCGAGCTCGTGTACCGCCCCGTCATCGGGACCGCCCTCGCGTTCTTCAAGGCGCTGGACCTGAAGATCACCGTCGAGGGCGCCGACGCGATCCCGCGCACCGGCGGCGCGGTCATCGCGACCAACCACGTCGGGTACCTCGACTTCGTCTTCGCCGGCCTCGCCGCGCGGCAGGTCGGCAAGGACCGGCTGGTGCGCTTCCTCGCGAAGAAGGAGGTCTTCGACAAGAGGATCCCCGGGGCGCTCATGCGCGGCATGCACCACATCAGCGTCGACCGCGACGCGGGCGCCGACTCGTACCGCAACGCCGTCGCCGCCCTCCGCGCCGGCGAGCTCATCGGCATGTTCCCCGAGGCGACGATCAGCAGGTCGTTCTGCCTCAAGGAGTTCAAGAACGGCGCCGCCCGGATGGCCGCCGAGGCCGGCGTCCCGCTCGTGCCGTCGGTCGTCTGGGGCACCCAGCGGCTGCTCACCAAGGGCCGCCCGCGCAACTTCCAGCGCCACGTCGCCATCCGCGTCCACGTCGGCCCCGCGCTGCGGCCCACGCCCGCCGACGACCCGACCGAGGTCACCGAGGAGCTGAAGACCCGGATGCAGGTGCTTCTCGAGGCGGCGCAGGCGGCGTACCCCGACATCCCCGCCGGCGACGACGACCGCTGGTGGCTGCCCGCGCACCTGGGCGGCACCGCCCCCACGCTGGAGCAGGCCGGCGCGCTCGACGCCGAGGACCTCGCCGCCCGCCGCGCCCGCCGCGCGGAGCGCGCGGCGAAGGGCTGA
- a CDS encoding sulfite exporter TauE/SafE family protein has translation MATALIALALGLTAGVLSGIFGIGGGVVVVPGLVLLLGYGQKTATGTSLLALILPVGALALLSYAREGHVNVRVGLLVAAGIFAGTLAGARFALGQPDATLRKAFAVLLVALAVRMFVSA, from the coding sequence ATGGCCACCGCTCTCATCGCTCTCGCGCTCGGGCTCACCGCCGGCGTGCTGTCGGGGATCTTCGGCATCGGCGGCGGCGTGGTCGTCGTACCCGGGCTCGTCCTGCTCCTCGGGTACGGACAGAAGACCGCGACCGGCACGTCGCTGCTGGCCCTGATCCTGCCCGTGGGTGCGCTCGCCCTGCTGTCGTACGCCCGCGAGGGGCACGTCAACGTCCGCGTCGGCCTGCTCGTCGCGGCGGGCATCTTCGCGGGCACGCTGGCGGGGGCGAGGTTCGCGCTGGGTCAGCCGGACGCGACGCTGCGGAAGGCGTTCGCGGTGCTGCTCGTGGCGCTCGCGGTGAGGATGTTCGTCAGCGCCTGA
- the lipA gene encoding lipoyl synthase encodes MVAPDGRRLLRIEARNAETPIERKPEWLKIKLKTGPEYAKVADLVKEGGLHTVCQEAGCPNIYECWEDREATFLIGGDQCTRRCDFCQIDTGRPAPLDRDEPRRVAESVATMQLRYATVTGVARDDLPDGGAWLYAETVRQIHALNPGCGVELLIPDFKGDPALLTEVFESRPEVLAHNVETVPRIFKEIRPAFTYERSLDVLRQARDFGLVTKSNLILGMGETVDEVREALVALREADCDLVTITQYLRPTVRHHPVSRYVKPEEFIGLAAEAEAMGFLGVQSGPLVRSSYRAGRMYAAAVEARATTA; translated from the coding sequence ATGGTCGCACCTGACGGCCGCCGCCTCCTGCGCATCGAGGCCCGCAACGCCGAGACCCCCATCGAGCGCAAGCCCGAGTGGCTGAAGATCAAGCTCAAGACCGGCCCCGAGTACGCCAAGGTCGCCGACCTCGTGAAGGAGGGCGGGCTGCACACCGTCTGCCAGGAGGCCGGCTGCCCGAACATCTACGAGTGCTGGGAGGACCGCGAGGCGACGTTCCTCATCGGCGGCGACCAGTGCACGCGGCGCTGCGACTTCTGCCAGATCGACACCGGCCGCCCCGCGCCGCTCGACCGCGACGAGCCGCGCCGCGTCGCCGAGTCCGTGGCGACGATGCAGTTGCGGTACGCCACCGTCACCGGTGTCGCGCGCGACGACCTGCCCGACGGCGGCGCCTGGCTCTACGCGGAGACCGTCCGGCAGATCCACGCCCTCAACCCCGGCTGCGGCGTCGAGCTGCTCATCCCCGACTTCAAGGGCGACCCCGCGCTGCTGACCGAGGTCTTCGAGTCGCGGCCGGAGGTGCTGGCGCACAACGTCGAGACCGTGCCGCGGATCTTCAAGGAGATCCGGCCGGCGTTCACGTACGAGCGCTCGCTCGACGTGCTGCGGCAGGCGCGCGACTTCGGGCTCGTGACGAAGAGCAACCTCATCCTCGGCATGGGCGAGACGGTCGACGAGGTCCGCGAGGCGCTCGTCGCGCTGCGCGAGGCCGACTGCGACCTCGTCACGATCACCCAGTACCTTCGCCCGACCGTCCGCCACCACCCGGTGAGCCGCTACGTGAAGCCCGAGGAGTTCATCGGGCTCGCCGCCGAGGCCGAGGCGATGGGCTTCCTCGGCGTCCAGTCGGGCCCGCTCGTCCGGTCGTCGTACCGGGCGGGGCGGATGTACGCCGCCGCCGTCGAAGCCCGCGCCACCACCGCCTGA